From the genome of Colletotrichum higginsianum IMI 349063 chromosome 4, whole genome shotgun sequence, one region includes:
- a CDS encoding Glutaminase-asparaginase, whose product MRASYLSTLLLPALVAHGFASPVGPASARQSKATTSSQRHGLKWLGTDQSLPKILVLFTGGTLAEGSGYGPLDDTQYGQYSITAEDIIARNPYLFNVSQLAVSNWTSGRTGPSPSRSDAFVMNMTRFLDDALCSDDSDVDGAVFTHGTNSLEETAVLFDLLVNCGKTVVAAGASRPVSALSADGDANFFQSVALAASPASRGRGVLLAFSNRILQAFWATKTVPTFPDGFGQTAGGSLGEFLNNMPYFFNTPSLPVDRHTFDLKAVGNHESYPSLPKVDILFAHREFDGGLVADAVKRGAKGVVIAGTGSGAVPTGKEEVAAAVENGTYVVVSTRSPYGASTPSLSPTYAKSGYVHSLQARVMLQLAIASGFSQKDVADLFEGTIREATLPSFIYGV is encoded by the exons ATGAGAGCTTCTTACTTGTCGACGCTGTTGTTGCCAGCTCTGGTAGCCCATGGTTTCGCCTCCCCAGTCGGGCCGGCCTCCGCACGGCAGTCCAAAGCCACGACATCGAGCCAGCGCCACGGGTTGAAGTGGCTCGGAACAGACCAGTCGCTGCCAAAGATTCT GGTTCTGTTCACCGGCGGCACCCTCGCTGAGGGCTCCGGTTACGGCCCCCTTGACGACACCCAGTACGGCCAATACAGCATCACTGCCGAGGACATCATCGCACGGAACCCGTACTTGTTCAACGTCTCCCAGTTGGCCGTTTCGAACTGGACGTCCGGCAGGACCGGCCCCTCGCCCAGTCGATCCGACGCTTTCGTCATGAACATGACGcgcttcctcgacgacgccctctgctccgacgacagcgacgtcgacggcgccgtcttcaccCACGGGACCAACTCTCTCGAAGAGACGGCCGTGCTcttcgacctcctcgtcaacTGCGGCAagaccgtcgtcgccgccggcgcctcccggcccgtctcggcgctgtccgccgacggcgacgccaacTTCTTCCAGAGCGTCGCCTTGGCCGCCAGCCCGGCCAGCCGGGGCCGCGGCGTGctcctcgccttctcgaACCGCATCCTGCAGGCCTTCTGGGCGACCAAGACGGTGCCCACGTTCCCCGACGGCTTCGGGCAGACGGCCGGCGGGAGCCTCGGCGAGTTCCTCAACAACATGCCGTACTTCTTCAACACGCCCAGCCTGCCCGTGGACCGGCACACGTTCGATCTGAAGGCGGTCGGCAACCACGAGAGCTACCCGTCGCTCCCAAAAGTAGACATCCTCTTCGCCCATCGCGAGTttgacggcggcctcgtcgcggaCGCCGTCAAGAGGGGTGCCAAGGGCGTCGTCATTGCAGGCACCGGGAGCGGCGCGGTCCCCACCGGAAAGGAAGAGGTCGCTGCAGCTGTCG AGAACGGAACATACGTCGTggtctcgacgaggtcccCCTACGGGGCCAGTACGCCGTCTCTGTCACCGACATACGCCAAATCGGGATACGTCCACTCGTTACAGGCAAGAGTGATGCTGCAGCTGGCCATAGCCAGCGGGTTCAGTCAAAAAGACGTGGCAGACTTATTTGAAGGGACGATCAGGGAGGCCACCTTGCCATCGTTCATCTACGGCGTGTGA